The genomic region CACACACTTTTCCTTATATATCTATCTGAGCAAGATAACTAAATTAAAAAATATAAAAAACCCAACAAAATTACAAAGCGTATATAAATGGCGAGATTACTCCAGCATTTCCCGCGAAGATAAATAAGGCAGCCAGTAATAACAGAGTAATAATAATAGGAGCCAGCCAATATCTCTTTCTAACCTTTAAGAAATCCCAGAACTCTTTTAATAATTCTTTCATGAATAATGTCTCCATAATCGTATTTTATAATTTATTATACAAAATTTGATTATTCTCATGGGAAAGGAATAAATAAACAGAAAAATTATTTATCGATACTCTTCACTTTCATTAAAAAAGGCATAATAAGTTCCTGTATTTTTATTCCTATTTCTTCAACCCTTCTTAAATATAGATGATAGGCTACTAATGATGGAATTGCAATAATTAATCCAACTACCGTTGTTATAAGTGCTTTGGATATCCCTTGTGCCAACATCTGTGCATTTCCAATTCCACCTACTGTGATTACATTGAATATATCTACCATACCTAAAACAGTCCCAAGTAAACCCAATAAGGGGCTAATCACAGATATTATCTGTAATACAGTTAGACCTCGTTCTAAATATGTTATTTGAGTTCGACCTAATGTATTAATATGTTCAACAAGAACATCTTTGGGCTCACTACGAAGATTGATTATTTCATTTACAAGTATGCCGAGAGGTGAAACATTCCGCTGAGATACAGAACGGATAGTTTCTAAATCTTTTAACATATTAGGATAAGAAAGTAATTGAGTAAGGTTCTCAGGGATATTCTTTTTCATCCTTAATGCAAAAAAACGCTCTAATATTATGGCTAAGGCTATTACAGAGCATATCCCAAGTGGAAACATAACCCACCCACCTTGATATATCATATTCATCCAATTCATATAAAACTCCTTTTATCAATACATAAAACTAAATGTCCACCGAATTTGCAAATTTTTATTGCTATATATATCTGATACCTGAAACGGAAAAGGCGAAAAGGGTGCCGATTTTTGTAACGATTGTTTACAAATAGCTAAAAATAATGGGTCTTCAGGTTCTCCAATTACATCTATTCTAACAATTTTACCCTCTGGATTTATCTCACAATCAATTACAACTTCTGTAGGTTTTGTTCCAGAATAGCGTGTATATAAATAGTGACGCCAATATTTTTCTACCCTTTGCTGGATTTCTTTCAAATAGGGCGCCAATTGGTCTTGAAGTGCTTCGTAACCCAGTATTCCTATTTTTTTTACTTGATTATAAATTTTCCCTTGTGGTTTCTGGAGTGCCTTTCCTGAATATTCAGGTTCTAAAACTTCTTCTGGATTTTGCTTTTCTATTAATGGGTTCTCGTCTATTTTATCCTCTTTTTTTAATAGTATTGCTTCCTCCTTTTCCTTATGAGGTGTTCCCTCAACAGGGAGTTCATTTTTCTTTTTCTCCGTTTCCTTAGCTTGTATTTTAGGCGGTTTCTTCGTCTGAGGAATAACATTAGCAACCTGGATTTTTTCCGTTTTAGAACCTAATGTTTCAATTTTTGAATTTTCAATTAACGGAGGTCCAGGAGTATCTCCTTCTTTTGTAACAGGACCAGAAGATATCGAATTAGCCTCTGCAATATTTTCAGTTTTTGAGGGAATTTCATCTGTTGGTTCTACAACTTCCACCAGTTTTTTAATTGATTCTTGTTGTTCTTGTTTTAAAAATTCTACCCTTATAATTTTTTCTTTTGAAATATAGGGGGTTAATTTTGAATAGGAAGAGGTTCCCATGAAAAGCCCAAGAATAAAGCAATGAAATATTAATGAAAACAATAGATAAACAAACATTGTTTTCGTATAATTCATTTGCTTTCCGTTTGGGCTTAAGGAAAAATGGTCATTCATTAGAAGTTAGTTATTTTCGGGTTTATTTGCCCAATTTAGTAAAAATAATTTTTTCATTTTCAACAAGATATGAATATGATATATCCAACCACTGAAAAGTCAACAAATCAAGGGCTAATTTGAGTTTCATTTTATTTAAGTAACATGGGTTCACAGGTAAATTTTCTGTCCCGGGCATCATTTCAATGGTCAGTCCTGTTTGATTTGCAAGAACTGGAGCCACTTTAGATAATGGTAATGCTCCTTCATAAAAAGGAAGAGAAACTTTTCTATCCAACGGAACGGATTTGGGTAAGGAAATTATTACTTCTTTATCCAATAAGGATTGTTTTGTCTCTGGGTTGAAGATTTTACAATCAACAAGTTGGTCCATTCGCATATTTAATGTAGTATAGAAAAATATAAAATCGTCAGTAGCACACCACCGAATATTCTGGGGAACAATACGGGCACTCTTTAATATCATTTCCAATGCTATACTTAAAGGCTTCTGAGAAATAACCACCTCCCCTACGGGTAACTCTGCTATGCTATTATCGGCAACAATATTACAACCATAAGTAAAATTCAGACTATTGAGAACATTAAATAATTTCGTCCCTGCTCCGAACCCTGCTGTTACTGTTATATGTTCATATTTTGAGGGAAATTTACCCATTAAAGACAATCGTGTCAGGTTTTCGTATATAGATTGTTCCGTCGGGTATAAAAAATAATAATCATTTACTTCCTGCAAAGACATATTTGTCTTTTCAGATATTTGCTGAATTAAATTAGCCATTTCCTTTTCAGGTTTATCAATTTGAACCCATCGTGTTTCAGCACCATTAACAATGGAAATAGATATAGGGTATTCTCCTCCTAATCTTCTGACAATAACATTTAATAAAGCCGATTCCTTAATAAGGTCAAAAACATTTTCATTTTGTATCATCTCATCAAGGGAATTACTTCGTTCTTCTTTCGGAGTAGATTTGCAAGATAGGTTTACAAAAATAAGAAGAATACATATCCCAATGAAATATAATATTTTTTTCTGCATAGATTTTCTCATAAAGTAATACAACACTTTTTAATTATGTAATTAAAGGTCAAATATCATACAATCTTATATCATATAACGAAAAAAAGTAAAAATTCTTTTCTTATTAAGGCTATGTTTCAATTATCTGTTTATATTATACTTTGGTGCTTGTCTAATGGAGCACAAACTTTTTACGGAGAAATCCCTGAAAATATCCCAACATTCTTAATAAAAATTCAACGAGAACAATCTGAGTTTTATGGGGGTATTATTATTCAGGGGCAATGGGTAGATAATGCTTCTCTTCCTGAATTAAAAAGTAAATCGGTGGAAATTGTTGTAGATACTCCATGGGAAACACCGCAAATTCATCGCCGAGAATTAGGACATCGGATTGAACTTTCATATGAAGCACCTGTACTGCGGAAAAAAAGACTGGAGGAAGGTTGGAAAAAAGCAGGTTATGTGCTTTTAGATAATCCTCAGGGGAAAAAGGTGTTAAAAGAGGCTATTTATAAGCAAGCAATACGAGCAATCGAAATGGCTCAATCTATTTATCAGCAAAATCAGCCTCCTGAATTACTATATAGCCCGAGTGGAATAGAACTGGATTCAAACACCAACAGGAATACTTTTATAAAACAGTGGATTTTTCATATTTTGATAATCATTTCAGGTGTTTTGTGTTTATCCTTTATTATCTGGAAGTTCCTATTAACTCCCCATTCATCATAAGATAAAAAACTCCCATTTATTTCTAAATCAGCCCTTTAACCTCATAAGCCACAATGAATTGTTCTTTATTTTTTACTTTAAAGGTACCAATAGGAGAACCTCTAACCCTTCCCTTTAACTCTGCCCATGCTCCACTTCCCACAACAATTGCCCCTGGATTTGCCATATCACACAAACGCTTTGCAGAATTTACCCTATCCCCTACAACAGTATATTCCATTCGTTTCGGAGAACCAATAAATCCCGCGACTACCTCTCCCGTTTCGATACCAATACCCAATTGAAAAGCAGGTTTTCCTTCAGAAACTCTTAATACATTCAGTTCTTCGTTTCTTTTTAATATATCTAAAGAAGCACACACAGCAGAATATGTATCATCTCCTGTGGAAATAGGTGCACCAAATATAGCCATAATCTCATCGCCTATATATTTGTCCAATGTTCCATTCCAGGCAAAAACGATTTCTGTCATTGCCGTAAAATGTTCATTTAGCAAAAAGAGTAATTCTTGTGGAGAAAGTCGCTCCGCCATCTGTGATGAACCCCGAATATCACAAAACATTGTGGCAACTTTTTTCTTTTCACCACCCAATTGAATAGCAGAACCTTTGCTTATGATTTGCTCAACAACAATATCGGGCAGAAATCGTCGGAAATTATCCCTCTTTCTTTCTTCTTCAAGCATCTTCATATTTAATTGAGCATTTTCTATAGCAAGGGCAATTTGATTAGCCATAGAACAGAATAAATCTAAATCTCCCTCATCAAAAAAAGCCTTCTTTTTAATCGTATCAATATAAATAGAACCTAATATCCTATCTTCGATTCTTAGGGGAACACACATAGCACTTGTTATTTTGCGGGCAATAACACTCTCCCTATTTCCAAACTCCACATCTGCATAACGGTCTATCATAAGTACGGGTTCACCATCTATGGCAGACTTTCCTGCTATACCCATACTCGGTAAATTCGCTTCTAATCCAGAACCCATTGCCCGTGCAACTTTCGTTACTAAGGTATTTTTATTTTCATCCTTCAAAAGGATAAAGCCTCGTTCCGCACCTAAAACTTCTATCACAAGGTCTAAAACTTGTTCAAGTTTTGAATCCAAGTGATGTGCAGAACCCATAATTTGTGTTGCTTTATATAACGCATCTAACCGACGATAAGTACGAGTCAGTTTCTTTATATCAATAGAGGGGGTAACGACTTCTTTCGTCTTTTGTAGGGTCGGTTCCGCTTCTTCCTTGGATATTTTAAATAAAGTATTTTTGACCTCTTCTATTTCCTCACGAACATGTTCCATCTGGTCTATATACTTACTTTCATGTCTGTCCTTATCCTGAAAAGTTTTGGAATCTTTTTTAGGTATGTCATCTCTGAAAACAATTCTGCATTTACTGCCAAGCCATATTTCATCCAAATGTTTGAGTTTATGTTCCACTATTCTTTGACGATTTACATAAGTGCCATTCAAACTTTTCAAATCAGCAATAATATACGCTCCATCTTTAATAAAAATCTTTGCGTGATGTCGCGATATTTCTTCCGTGAATAAAATCACATCACAGTCATTCGACCTGCCTAAAACTATCTCTTTGTCTTCAATAGGAACCGTCTGTGTAGAAATTCCCTGTTGTTCAATAATCAATAAAGGCACAATATACCAACTCCTTTTAATAACATATAGTTATAGAAATTGATATTTAAATTTAATTTAACAAAAAGTTTTTACTTTCTTTGTCAATTATGGGATATAAGGTTCTATAGATATTTTATCTGAAGCAATTCCTTGAAGTTTCATTGTAAATTCCCAGGCTGCTCCTTGATTGTATACAGCCATCAACAACACATTATCTTTTTGTAATTTAACAGGGAACTGGTCCTGGTCAGGTGTCATGGTTCTTCCCTCTGCAAATGAGTGAACCAGATTTCCATTAAGCCACACTTTAACACCATCATTACTTCCCAATAATATCTTTGCTTCAGCAGGTTCAGGCACTGTAATCTTACATGCTACATAATCTACACATTCCACTGCACCACCAGAGAACTCTGCCAAATCTGCATAAATCAAACCATCTCCACGGACTTTTATTGGTAAAATACGCCAATCTTTAACAGAACTCATATCCGTTTCCGGTGGGAAAGAAACTTCATCAAATAATCTTCTGGCTCCGTAATCTTCCATGCGGTAAGGACCACTTACACTCCACGAGCCAATATATTCTCCTTTATTCTTCAGGCCATTTAACAAATACTCTAACTCTTTTGCTTGATTATCTTTTAGGTTAGGAAGCATTTCTTCCAAAATCGGTATCGTTTTTGAAGGATAAGAAAAACAGATATTCTTTGCTACACTAAATCTTGCGTTTGCCCAATCTGCTTTTACCGCATTGTTAATATTCCTTCCTTCTATAAAATCCAATACTTCTAATAAACTCAATTTTGCAAGTCCACCCAAAATATTTTTTTGAAGCGATGGATTGTCACCTGCCATTTTCCAGAGACTTACATAGTAATCATATTTTTGTCTATCTGCCATATTTAAGGTCCTCAATATATTTAAGGAACTTAAAATACCGACATTCTTAACCTCTTCATTGGCTTCCTGCGAAATTTCATCTACTATCTTTTGCAAAGTATTTGCATCATCACACTGTCCTATGGATTGCAAAATACTTACCTTTAAGTTAGGTTCATTAGACCATAAACTTTCAAGCATTGCACATGCTTCCGGGCTTTTAATATTCCCTAATAAAGTTATTAAGGATTTCTTTTGTAAATCATTCTTACATTTTTTCCATTGATCCGTTATAAGCGTTACTTTGCGTCCTTCATCTCTTACCCTATCAATAATTAAAGAAATAGCCGGAAGGTAAGCAGAACTATTCTCTGCATCTGCCATAAGTTTATCAAAGAGAAAAGATAAATCTTCTTCATTTCCTAAAACGGCATAATAATTAATCGCCCCATCCAAAATATCTTTATCATTCTTTGATAGGGCATTCTTAATAATTTCTTTGGCTTCTATTGACCTGCGTTCTGTTAATAAATCAACGGCTAATTTTTTAACCTCGGCATTTCCTTTCTGAACTTTTTCTATCAAGTACTTGTTGGTATCAGGATTATCCAATTTAATTAACGCATCTTTGGCTATATCTTTAATTTCACGAGGACCATTTAATACGATATTCACTAATGGCTCTACGGCACGGTTGTCGCCTATTCGACCTAAACATTGAATTGCAGATATTTTTACTTCTCCATCTGCATTCTCGGCAAGGTCTAAAATCTGAGAAATAGCCCCTGAAATCTTACGAGAGGCAACAACCTCCAATATTCCTAACTGAAGTCTTGGATTTGCTGTTTTTAATGTATTTACACATTTCTCTAAAAGCAATTCATCAGAAAAAGATTTGTCTTTTAATAAATCAATAGCCGTCGACGAAAGTATGGCATCTTCACTATCTACACTCTGCCAGACTTCATTAAAGGCTTCCTTACCCTTCAACTGAACCAGTCCTCTCAGAGCATACCCCCTACTCACAGGAATTACTTTGTCATTATTAAATAATGACGAGTAGATTTCCAAAGCCCTATCTTTTTCAGATAATTCCAATTGGCTTGCAATCTTTAAAAGAGAAGACTGAACATCCAGATTTTCCAGCATGGACTTATTTTTTGCCCAGTTCCATAATACATTTCCAGATTCTTTTCCACCGATAGAACCTAATGCGATTATCACCGAACTTTGTATTTTCGGTGATGGATTATCCAGATATTGTGCTAATGTTTCAACAGATGAGTCATCCTTCCTTCTCCCCAAAGAATTGATAATAGCGACTTTGTCATCTTTTGATATAGATTCTTGTTTTAATACCTTTATAAGGGATTGTGTCGCTTCCTTACCGGGGATTTGCTCTAAAATACGACAAGCAATATCAATCGTTTCTTTATCTTTCAATAAAGGTTCTATTCCCGGAACAACGGATGGAGTTGCTATTACAACTAATTGACGAGCAATAAATCTCTTGCCATCAATAAAGCATTTGGGCAAAATCGCTACAAGTTGTTTTGATAACTGCTCTTGTTTTGCGGGGTTATTTTGTGTCGTTTTTATTGCTTCCAGAATAGGCTCTAAGGGTTCCCGATTCATTCCAAACTTATAGGTTTGCAAATAATTCAAGGCATCGTTAATGTTCGGAATTTCCTGAGCAAAGGCAACCGATACCAAAACTATTAATGTCAGGAATATATTAATCAAAATATAATTATTTTTCATTTTTTATCTCCTTTTTTGTTTAACCTAAAGTCCAGGGTGCTCTCATAGAAGGTTGCATCATACGGTTGGCTTCATCATCATGGATAAACATTTCCTTTTCAGGGTCCCAATTCAATTTGCGTCCAAGTCTCATCGCAATATTTGCCATATGACACATGGTCGCTGTGTGATAACCCACTTCAACAGGAGCCGTGGGGTCTTTACGGGACTTAACACATTCGATGAAATTCTTATGATGTCCCTTGCTTCTGCCCAAATGAATTTCATTAGGTCCTATGGTCTCTTGCAGTAAAGAAGGAGGATTGGCTCGCAGGTCACCTCTATGAATATAAATAAAAATCCATCCTTTATCACCCTCAAACTTAATTCCGCGAGGACCAACACTCTTCCCTAACAATTCAACACCGTTAGCATACTCAAATCGGAATTCATAACTCATTGCCGTGTTAAACAGTCCTTCTTTGGGGAAGAAACCTTTTCCTTCCACAGAGATGGGGAAGGTATCATCGGTTCCATTACCTAACTGACCTAAATCAATAATATGCGCACCTCGGTCTGTCATTTCCCCGCCACTATAGTCCAAAATATAGCGGAACCAGAAATGACACCTCTTTTCTGTATAAGGCTCTTTTGGAGCAGGACCTAACCAGAAATCATAATCAAAACCGGGAGGAATCGGCATTTCAGGTTGGGGAGGAATAGGAGTATGATTATCCACAGGCATGTTTACCCGTATAGTATGCAATTTTCCTATCCTTCCATTCCTTACCAATTCACATGCATACCTTGCATTATCGCGAGAACGCTCATGACTACCTGTTTGAAACACTCTGCGATATTTACGGACTGCTTCCACTACTGCTTTCCCTTCTGGAATGGAATTGGCCAACGGTTTTTCGCAATAAATATCCTTCCCCGCTTTTGCCGCAGCGATAGAAATAATAGGATGCCAATGGTCAGGTGTTGCAATCATTACCGCATCAACATCTTTACGAGCAATTACATCCCGAAAGTCATGATATACATCACAGCCTTTATAATCCGGTATATTTTTATTTTGGGCGTAGAAATCATTCACTATCTTTTGGGCTTCCTGCGCATGATTATCATCCACATCACAAACAGCAACCACTTGGACTTCAGGTAGACTTAAAAAAGCCTTCATATCATACTTACCCTGACCTCCAACGCCAATACAGGCAACGGTAATTCGTTCATTAGGCAAAGCAGAAGGTTCGGCTCCCCAAACATAGGAAGGAATAATTGCAGGTGCAACCGTTATTCCTGCTGTTCCCATAAGAACATTTTTTATAAATGTTCTTCTTGAGTAATGATTTGATTTATTCATAGGGCAAACTCCAGTTAGATGTTAAATAACCAATATCCTACTTTTATTATTCAACCAAAAATATATAGCAATTCTAATGCAAACAGAGGTATTAATTAAAGTGAGAAACGAACCAAAACAAATCATAAAAAGGAAGGGGGCAACTTGACAAAGAATTTCACATTTTAGGGACTATTTTAATTCTAAGAGGGACTGTGCCGTAGCGGTCTTTATTTGATACCATGCTCGGAACAAAGCGACCCGTGCGGAAGCAAGTCTTCCCTCTGCTTCAATCAAATCTTTTTGAGCCTGATTTAATCGAACCAATGAAGTTTGCCCTGCTTTGTATTCCTGTTCCACCAAATCCCTATTTTTCCTAACATATTGTGCATTTTCTCGTTGTAATTTTAGTTGTTCCTGTGCCGATTTTAGTTCTTGCAGAGTGCTTTGGACATCTGTTATAACATCAATTCTACCTGCATAATAATTTTGCTCTGCTTCACGAAGTTTTGCCCTTGCTTCTGCCCGCAATGCACGGTATTTACCACCCGAAAAGAGATTATACGAAACATCCACACTTACCGTTGTAGCAAAATCATCGGAACCAAATTCGCTATCTACCGTCCTCGTTGCTGAACGGGATAAGGATACATTCATTTGGGGATATAGTGTAGAACGACTTTGTCCAACCTGTGCTTCGGATTGCTGAATAATCAAGGTTAACATCTTTAAATCAGGTCTGTTTTGTAAAGCAACTGATAACAATTCATCAACATTCGGATTTTTCAAATCTTCATCGGTCTCATCTTTCAGAGGTGTTAATTTTACATAGTCTGGAAGGATACCTGCATTCAAACCCATTACACCAGCTAATGATATACGAGCAATTTCTCGATTCTGTCGAGCATTGATAATCTGTGCTTCTGCCGACCTCAATAGAACTTCAAAATTCAGGACATCACTTAAAGAACCGGCTCCTAATTCTTGTTTTACCTTTGCCTCATAAAGGAGTCTTTCATTAAAGGCTTTGTCCGCTTCGGCTATTCGAATATTTTCTTCTGCTAATTGCACAGCATAAAAACTATTTGCTACCGCTGATAACAACATGCGTACGGCTTCCTGCTGGGATTCTTGCGTTGCTTTTTCACCTAATTTTGCAAGTGCAACAGAATATTTACGAGCAAAACCATCAAATAAGGTGTATCGAATAATAAAATTTATCGCATAATTATTCTGTGATTCGGGAATACTATTACTTGCTTGATATGCAGAAATCCATGAATTTAAAACAGTTTCCCAGGGGATTGAGGATAAAATATCCGTGCTAGTCCCTCCCGTTCCTCTAAACATAGATTGAGAAATAGCATTGGAACTCTGTTGCCAAACAGCGTTCTGTGAACGCCGTATAGCCGTATCTGATAAGTCTGTGTGTGAAGCCGTATAATTGGCAATGATTTGGGGATAGTATTGGGCTAATGCCTGTTTAACTTTCTGCCTTGCTTGTTCTATTCGTTCGGACACTGCTTTTAGTGAAGGATTTTGCTCTAATGCTATTTTTTGTGCTGTTTGTAAGTCTAAATATTCAGGGAGTTGCTGACTGACTTGAGTTGTATCTTCAGATTTTAATGGGAAAGTATCTGCACCTGTATCTCGAGAATAGGCTACAAAACACATAAAAATACATATACCTGTAATACATACACTTAAATATTTTTTAATACCGAAACTTGCGAATGCCATATTTTTTCATTAACTCCTCTGTTTGTTGTAATTTTTCAGGAGAAACATTTTCAATACGATGACCCACTTTTCGTGCGGGGACTCCTGCCCATACCTCCAAAGGTCCTACCTTTGTATCCTCTGTAAGGACACTTCCTACACCAATAATAGCGCCA from Candidatus Hydrogenedens sp. harbors:
- a CDS encoding DUF5989 family protein; protein product: MKELLKEFWDFLKVRKRYWLAPIIITLLLLAALFIFAGNAGVISPFIYAL
- a CDS encoding MotA/TolQ/ExbB proton channel family protein yields the protein MNWMNMIYQGGWVMFPLGICSVIALAIILERFFALRMKKNIPENLTQLLSYPNMLKDLETIRSVSQRNVSPLGILVNEIINLRSEPKDVLVEHINTLGRTQITYLERGLTVLQIISVISPLLGLLGTVLGMVDIFNVITVGGIGNAQMLAQGISKALITTVVGLIIAIPSLVAYHLYLRRVEEIGIKIQELIMPFLMKVKSIDK
- a CDS encoding adenylate/guanylate cyclase domain-containing protein — its product is MPLLIIEQQGISTQTVPIEDKEIVLGRSNDCDVILFTEEISRHHAKIFIKDGAYIIADLKSLNGTYVNRQRIVEHKLKHLDEIWLGSKCRIVFRDDIPKKDSKTFQDKDRHESKYIDQMEHVREEIEEVKNTLFKISKEEAEPTLQKTKEVVTPSIDIKKLTRTYRRLDALYKATQIMGSAHHLDSKLEQVLDLVIEVLGAERGFILLKDENKNTLVTKVARAMGSGLEANLPSMGIAGKSAIDGEPVLMIDRYADVEFGNRESVIARKITSAMCVPLRIEDRILGSIYIDTIKKKAFFDEGDLDLFCSMANQIALAIENAQLNMKMLEEERKRDNFRRFLPDIVVEQIISKGSAIQLGGEKKKVATMFCDIRGSSQMAERLSPQELLFLLNEHFTAMTEIVFAWNGTLDKYIGDEIMAIFGAPISTGDDTYSAVCASLDILKRNEELNVLRVSEGKPAFQLGIGIETGEVVAGFIGSPKRMEYTVVGDRVNSAKRLCDMANPGAIVVGSGAWAELKGRVRGSPIGTFKVKNKEQFIVAYEVKGLI
- a CDS encoding HEAT repeat domain-containing protein, which gives rise to MKNNYILINIFLTLIVLVSVAFAQEIPNINDALNYLQTYKFGMNREPLEPILEAIKTTQNNPAKQEQLSKQLVAILPKCFIDGKRFIARQLVVIATPSVVPGIEPLLKDKETIDIACRILEQIPGKEATQSLIKVLKQESISKDDKVAIINSLGRRKDDSSVETLAQYLDNPSPKIQSSVIIALGSIGGKESGNVLWNWAKNKSMLENLDVQSSLLKIASQLELSEKDRALEIYSSLFNNDKVIPVSRGYALRGLVQLKGKEAFNEVWQSVDSEDAILSSTAIDLLKDKSFSDELLLEKCVNTLKTANPRLQLGILEVVASRKISGAISQILDLAENADGEVKISAIQCLGRIGDNRAVEPLVNIVLNGPREIKDIAKDALIKLDNPDTNKYLIEKVQKGNAEVKKLAVDLLTERRSIEAKEIIKNALSKNDKDILDGAINYYAVLGNEEDLSFLFDKLMADAENSSAYLPAISLIIDRVRDEGRKVTLITDQWKKCKNDLQKKSLITLLGNIKSPEACAMLESLWSNEPNLKVSILQSIGQCDDANTLQKIVDEISQEANEEVKNVGILSSLNILRTLNMADRQKYDYYVSLWKMAGDNPSLQKNILGGLAKLSLLEVLDFIEGRNINNAVKADWANARFSVAKNICFSYPSKTIPILEEMLPNLKDNQAKELEYLLNGLKNKGEYIGSWSVSGPYRMEDYGARRLFDEVSFPPETDMSSVKDWRILPIKVRGDGLIYADLAEFSGGAVECVDYVACKITVPEPAEAKILLGSNDGVKVWLNGNLVHSFAEGRTMTPDQDQFPVKLQKDNVLLMAVYNQGAAWEFTMKLQGIASDKISIEPYIP
- a CDS encoding Gfo/Idh/MocA family oxidoreductase is translated as MNKSNHYSRRTFIKNVLMGTAGITVAPAIIPSYVWGAEPSALPNERITVACIGVGGQGKYDMKAFLSLPEVQVVAVCDVDDNHAQEAQKIVNDFYAQNKNIPDYKGCDVYHDFRDVIARKDVDAVMIATPDHWHPIISIAAAKAGKDIYCEKPLANSIPEGKAVVEAVRKYRRVFQTGSHERSRDNARYACELVRNGRIGKLHTIRVNMPVDNHTPIPPQPEMPIPPGFDYDFWLGPAPKEPYTEKRCHFWFRYILDYSGGEMTDRGAHIIDLGQLGNGTDDTFPISVEGKGFFPKEGLFNTAMSYEFRFEYANGVELLGKSVGPRGIKFEGDKGWIFIYIHRGDLRANPPSLLQETIGPNEIHLGRSKGHHKNFIECVKSRKDPTAPVEVGYHTATMCHMANIAMRLGRKLNWDPEKEMFIHDDEANRMMQPSMRAPWTLG
- a CDS encoding TolC family protein — its product is MAFASFGIKKYLSVCITGICIFMCFVAYSRDTGADTFPLKSEDTTQVSQQLPEYLDLQTAQKIALEQNPSLKAVSERIEQARQKVKQALAQYYPQIIANYTASHTDLSDTAIRRSQNAVWQQSSNAISQSMFRGTGGTSTDILSSIPWETVLNSWISAYQASNSIPESQNNYAINFIIRYTLFDGFARKYSVALAKLGEKATQESQQEAVRMLLSAVANSFYAVQLAEENIRIAEADKAFNERLLYEAKVKQELGAGSLSDVLNFEVLLRSAEAQIINARQNREIARISLAGVMGLNAGILPDYVKLTPLKDETDEDLKNPNVDELLSVALQNRPDLKMLTLIIQQSEAQVGQSRSTLYPQMNVSLSRSATRTVDSEFGSDDFATTVSVDVSYNLFSGGKYRALRAEARAKLREAEQNYYAGRIDVITDVQSTLQELKSAQEQLKLQRENAQYVRKNRDLVEQEYKAGQTSLVRLNQAQKDLIEAEGRLASARVALFRAWYQIKTATAQSLLELK